A genomic stretch from Antarcticibacterium flavum includes:
- a CDS encoding class I SAM-dependent methyltransferase has translation MEHKIKMLQVYERFCSAEGNQHIASEYAILKLQHVIRKFDIKNVLEVGLGIGSIAGTLIRVNENLNYTGTEINPFCLKSLSTNIGSNYERLRIHPDLRTVPANKNFDLAIVDGNDVNLKSLKKMLSKRGMIVLEGDRLNQQKELQDLFPRHKIVHSISLRKNKSYSPFPEEEWQGGLKIIFINPSRSQNAWWLKEKILTMLKYQFPGRHFGVEDLKVKKPKN, from the coding sequence ATGGAGCATAAAATTAAAATGTTACAGGTATATGAAAGATTCTGTTCGGCAGAAGGCAATCAGCATATTGCCAGTGAATATGCAATTTTAAAGTTACAGCACGTCATCAGGAAGTTTGACATAAAAAATGTGTTGGAAGTGGGGCTGGGAATTGGGAGTATAGCCGGAACACTTATACGAGTGAATGAGAACCTAAATTATACAGGAACTGAAATCAACCCTTTTTGTTTAAAATCTCTTAGCACAAATATAGGGAGTAATTATGAACGGCTCAGGATACATCCCGATTTGAGAACTGTGCCGGCTAATAAAAATTTCGATCTTGCAATCGTTGATGGAAATGACGTAAACCTAAAATCCCTAAAGAAAATGTTGTCCAAGAGAGGTATGATTGTTCTGGAAGGTGATCGGTTGAATCAGCAAAAAGAATTACAGGATTTATTTCCCCGCCACAAAATAGTACATTCCATAAGTCTCAGGAAAAACAAAAGCTATAGTCCCTTTCCTGAAGAAGAGTGGCAGGGAGGTTTGAAGATCATTTTTATTAATCCCTCCCGCAGTCAAAATGCCTGGTGGTTGAAAGAAAAGATCCTGACAATGCTTAAATATCAATTTCCCGGAAGGCATTTTGGTGTAGAGGATTTAAAAGTAAAAAAACCAAAAAATTAA
- a CDS encoding glycosyltransferase family 2 protein — MSEVDLCSGFWEMAEKYPNEIIAWCEEDFENDIKSIAWKDVFHHDLIMASYAIKSAYIPDTIGYIDQLPFVNFNREVPYPTWRMSTDIGGIKGRVLLEFQKFFAHIKDFGLLLTSIAKLGQQNGLFCYSSPHLIKDKEIALLEPIFNTASKKELFAFVYAHYKMIRLWLLFLCFMRYEKSFPLQAFLYVLFQRKYFKKNVDLSGISMNSRKLGLNHDNIDVIIPTLGRKSYLLQVLEDFKKQTQVPQKVIVVEQNPELDSQTELPELKTKTWPFEIVHLFTHQTGACNARNLALKEVTADWVFFADDDIRLSSELLKQSILELNRLETDCLNINCKQKDEERVFHKIKQWGSFGAGTCIVNKSFCTKLNFDDVFEYGFGEDQDYGMQLRNIGCDIIYHPHLEILHLKAPRGGFRTVVATPWEKDKPKPSPTLMVLAKKYYSLPQIRGYKTELFLRYYWKQEIINPIKYFKMMSQRWKISEEWAEKLMADKESKSLKTELSNEF; from the coding sequence ATGTCAGAAGTTGATCTTTGCTCCGGTTTCTGGGAAATGGCAGAAAAATATCCCAATGAGATCATCGCCTGGTGTGAAGAAGATTTTGAGAACGATATAAAATCAATTGCGTGGAAAGACGTCTTCCACCACGATCTTATTATGGCTTCCTATGCGATCAAGTCAGCTTATATACCTGACACCATTGGATATATCGATCAACTTCCTTTTGTAAATTTTAACAGAGAAGTGCCGTATCCCACCTGGAGGATGAGCACAGATATTGGGGGGATTAAAGGGAGAGTATTACTCGAGTTTCAAAAATTTTTTGCACACATAAAAGATTTCGGGCTGCTATTGACCTCAATTGCCAAATTGGGCCAACAAAATGGTTTGTTCTGTTATAGTAGTCCCCATTTAATAAAAGATAAGGAAATTGCCTTACTTGAACCAATTTTTAATACAGCATCAAAAAAAGAATTGTTTGCTTTTGTATATGCACATTACAAGATGATAAGACTCTGGTTGCTCTTTTTGTGTTTTATGAGATATGAAAAGTCATTTCCGCTGCAGGCTTTTTTGTATGTGCTTTTTCAAAGAAAATATTTTAAGAAGAATGTGGATCTTTCAGGTATTTCCATGAATTCAAGAAAATTAGGGTTAAACCATGATAACATTGATGTTATAATTCCTACCCTGGGACGTAAAAGTTACCTTTTGCAAGTGTTAGAGGACTTTAAAAAACAAACCCAGGTCCCTCAGAAAGTAATTGTTGTAGAACAGAATCCAGAACTGGATTCCCAAACTGAACTACCTGAGCTTAAAACTAAAACTTGGCCTTTTGAGATCGTTCATCTTTTCACCCATCAAACAGGAGCCTGCAATGCCAGGAATTTGGCCCTTAAAGAAGTAACTGCAGATTGGGTTTTCTTTGCAGATGATGATATAAGATTGTCCTCGGAACTTCTAAAACAGAGTATTTTAGAATTAAACCGTTTGGAAACAGATTGCCTTAATATTAATTGTAAGCAAAAGGATGAGGAGAGAGTTTTCCATAAAATCAAGCAGTGGGGAAGTTTTGGTGCAGGTACCTGTATAGTGAATAAGTCTTTTTGCACAAAGCTCAATTTTGATGATGTTTTTGAATATGGCTTTGGCGAAGACCAGGATTATGGTATGCAATTGAGAAATATTGGTTGTGACATTATATATCATCCCCATTTAGAAATCCTGCATCTGAAAGCACCTCGCGGTGGTTTTCGCACTGTTGTCGCCACTCCCTGGGAAAAGGATAAGCCTAAACCTTCGCCAACATTGATGGTACTTGCAAAAAAATATTATTCACTACCTCAAATAAGAGGATATAAGACTGAATTGTTCTTGCGATATTATTGGAAACAAGAAATAATAAACCCTATAAAATATTTTAAAATGATGAGCCAGCGGTGGAAAATCAGTGAAGAATGGGCTGAAAAATTAATGGCCGACAAGGAATCGAAATCACTTAAGACTGAATTAAGTAATGAATTTTAG
- a CDS encoding glycosyltransferase family 2 protein, whose amino-acid sequence MNFSLIICTYKRPQVITKLLESVFLQNLVPNEIIVVDSSPDVHTKDLLKGDKYRGLKYYKVGKEDQGLTRQRNFGIRETNEDIEVITFLDDDIILEPDYFENLIATYSEKPDAIGVGGYIINEVDWRKAVKLSTFNEFTKDGYTRNLGSRNLLRKKLGLLSDKPPGFMPEYSNGLSIGFLPPSGKTYPVEFFMGGVASYRKKLFKSLSFSNYFEGYGLYEDMDFCIRASRLGQLYVNTSARVIHNHAESGRPDHLKYGKMVIRNGWYVWRLKHPQPCLTNKLKWYATAILLGGIRFGNVLTTKNRSAALFESLGRLSGLVDLLFHKPKINQ is encoded by the coding sequence ATGAATTTTAGCTTGATTATTTGCACCTATAAAAGGCCTCAGGTTATAACTAAACTACTGGAATCTGTTTTCTTGCAGAATTTAGTTCCAAATGAAATAATAGTAGTGGATTCTTCACCTGATGTCCATACTAAGGATTTATTGAAAGGAGATAAGTATAGGGGACTCAAATATTATAAGGTAGGCAAGGAAGATCAGGGACTTACCCGGCAGCGAAATTTTGGAATAAGAGAGACCAATGAAGATATAGAAGTAATCACATTCCTTGACGACGATATTATTCTTGAACCTGATTATTTTGAGAATCTAATAGCTACCTATTCCGAAAAACCTGATGCAATAGGAGTAGGGGGGTATATAATTAACGAGGTCGACTGGAGAAAAGCGGTGAAGTTGTCAACATTTAATGAATTCACAAAGGATGGCTACACCAGGAACCTGGGAAGCAGAAATTTACTTCGAAAAAAACTTGGTCTTTTAAGCGATAAACCTCCAGGTTTTATGCCGGAATACTCAAATGGATTATCAATAGGTTTCCTGCCTCCATCTGGGAAAACTTATCCGGTAGAATTTTTTATGGGTGGAGTCGCTTCGTATCGAAAAAAATTATTTAAGAGTCTTAGTTTCTCTAACTATTTTGAAGGATATGGTTTGTATGAAGATATGGATTTTTGCATACGTGCCTCCCGTTTAGGCCAGTTGTATGTCAATACTTCTGCAAGGGTAATTCATAATCATGCTGAATCCGGAAGGCCTGATCATTTGAAATATGGCAAAATGGTGATCAGGAATGGTTGGTATGTGTGGCGCTTGAAACATCCTCAACCTTGTCTTACCAACAAATTAAAATGGTATGCGACAGCAATTCTTTTAGGTGGTATCCGTTTTGGGAATGTTTTAACCACAAAAAATAGAAGTGCTGCTTTATTTGAAAGCCTGGGACGCTTAAGTGGTTTGGTAGATTTATTATTTCACAAACCGAAAATCAACCAATGA
- a CDS encoding class I SAM-dependent methyltransferase yields the protein MSSKKGLDINKKQQEFYENKKKNFATRIWSFFRNGTLNKIKKEIGVEQDIYNLHVSWFGDLSKKKVLDLGCYEGNSLTYYLAEKSLSYLGIDLSEKAIKSLNGRLIKLDHAEARAVDFLSSDFKEKDFDLIYAYGVLHHFENVDELISRLKEKLSKDGEIVSHDPLQTSFPIKVVRTIYRPFQSDRHWEWPFSKKTYYKFEQAFNIKERRAVLGKAKWSAMFGILPISEENKIDRAKKWHQEDWENSRDSDAHMFKCMHLSMLMKNK from the coding sequence ATGAGTTCTAAAAAAGGATTAGATATAAATAAAAAGCAGCAGGAGTTTTATGAGAATAAAAAGAAAAATTTTGCCACAAGGATATGGTCTTTTTTTCGAAATGGAACTTTAAATAAAATTAAAAAAGAAATAGGAGTAGAACAGGATATCTATAATTTGCATGTAAGTTGGTTTGGGGATCTTTCAAAAAAGAAAGTACTTGATCTGGGGTGTTATGAAGGAAATTCGTTGACATATTATTTAGCCGAAAAATCTCTATCATATCTGGGTATTGACCTGAGTGAAAAAGCTATAAAATCTTTAAATGGCAGATTGATAAAATTAGACCATGCAGAAGCAAGAGCTGTTGATTTTCTTTCAAGCGATTTTAAGGAAAAGGATTTCGATCTCATATATGCTTATGGGGTGCTGCATCATTTTGAAAATGTAGATGAATTGATTTCGCGGTTAAAGGAAAAGCTAAGCAAGGATGGCGAGATTGTAAGTCACGATCCGCTGCAAACCAGTTTCCCAATCAAGGTCGTCAGAACTATATACAGACCTTTTCAAAGCGACAGGCATTGGGAGTGGCCGTTTTCCAAAAAGACATATTATAAATTTGAGCAAGCTTTTAATATAAAAGAGCGCAGGGCGGTTTTGGGAAAAGCCAAATGGAGTGCGATGTTTGGAATTTTACCCATTTCTGAAGAAAACAAAATAGATCGGGCGAAAAAGTGGCACCAGGAAGACTGGGAAAACTCCCGGGATTCCGATGCGCATATGTTCAAATGCATGCACCTTAGCATGCTTATGAAAAATAAATAA
- a CDS encoding glycosyltransferase has protein sequence MRFAIFTHVQHCERRGKFYAYSPYVREMNLWLKHVSEVEVLAPGSKKGEMENSGLPYHHSNLSFTSIPSFNFLKIASIIRAVLIIPIIFFRIIRSMRKADHLHLRCPGNIGLLACICQIFFPNKPKTAKYAGNWDPEAKQPWTYNLQKWILTNTFLTRNMKVLVYGEWPNQTKNIFPFFTASFCETEKEVVEKEFTQPYRFLFVGNLVEGKQPLFALQFVVAFNEERNIKAEIHIYGDGPLFNNLEKEAQNKDYIHLYGSQPLSLLKQAYKEAHFLILASKSEGWPKAVAEGMFFGCIPIATAVSCVPFILGGGSRGIITQRIDEREEESKDWNVESQSMFKKKESGLKTENSPVVLEKTLERVICLLKDAQEMRRMSKEAQQWSQEYTLEKFEVEIIKILQ, from the coding sequence ATGAGGTTCGCCATCTTCACCCATGTGCAGCATTGTGAGCGGAGAGGTAAGTTTTACGCCTACTCTCCTTACGTAAGAGAAATGAATCTGTGGTTAAAACATGTGAGTGAGGTGGAAGTACTAGCCCCCGGATCCAAGAAAGGGGAGATGGAAAATTCAGGATTACCCTACCATCATTCAAATCTTAGCTTTACATCAATTCCCTCTTTTAATTTTCTAAAAATAGCTTCAATAATTAGGGCTGTTTTAATTATTCCCATCATTTTTTTCCGAATTATCAGAAGCATGCGGAAGGCAGATCACCTTCATCTCCGTTGCCCGGGAAATATTGGGTTGCTAGCCTGTATATGTCAAATATTCTTTCCAAACAAACCAAAGACGGCCAAATATGCCGGCAACTGGGATCCGGAGGCTAAACAACCGTGGACTTATAATCTTCAAAAATGGATACTAACCAATACATTTTTGACCCGAAACATGAAAGTACTTGTCTACGGTGAATGGCCAAATCAAACAAAGAATATTTTTCCCTTTTTTACAGCTTCTTTTTGTGAAACGGAAAAGGAAGTAGTGGAAAAGGAGTTTACTCAACCATACAGATTTCTTTTTGTCGGGAATTTAGTAGAGGGAAAGCAGCCATTATTCGCCCTGCAATTTGTTGTAGCCTTTAATGAAGAAAGAAATATCAAGGCAGAAATTCATATTTATGGGGATGGTCCCTTATTTAATAATTTAGAAAAGGAAGCTCAAAATAAAGATTATATTCACCTGTACGGAAGTCAGCCTCTTAGTTTACTAAAGCAGGCATATAAAGAAGCCCATTTTCTTATTCTTGCTTCAAAAAGTGAAGGGTGGCCAAAAGCAGTGGCAGAGGGGATGTTCTTTGGGTGTATCCCCATCGCCACAGCAGTTAGTTGTGTCCCTTTTATCCTTGGAGGAGGGAGTCGTGGGATTATTACTCAAAGAATCGATGAGAGAGAAGAGGAAAGTAAAGATTGGAATGTGGAAAGTCAGAGCATGTTTAAAAAGAAGGAAAGTGGACTTAAAACTGAAAATAGTCCGGTCGTATTAGAGAAAACTTTGGAAAGGGTTATATGCCTATTAAAGGATGCGCAGGAGATGAGACGGATGTCAAAGGAAGCACAGCAGTGGAGTCAGGAGTATACATTAGAAAAATTTGAGGTTGAAATTATTAAAATTTTACAATAG